In the Lepus europaeus isolate LE1 chromosome 18, mLepTim1.pri, whole genome shotgun sequence genome, one interval contains:
- the GPATCH8 gene encoding G patch domain-containing protein 8 isoform X2 — protein MGMGRMEMELDYAEDATERRRVLEVEKEDTEELRQKYKDYVDKEKAIAKALEDLRANFYCELCDKQYQKHQEFDNHINSYDHAHKQRLKDLKQREFARNVSSRSRKDEKKQEKALRRLHELAEQRKQAECAPGSGPMFRPTTVAVDEEGGDDDKDDSAANSATSTTAACGPGSEFSTDKGGPFTAVQITSTTGLAQAPGLASQGISFGIKNNLGTPLQKLGVSFSFAKKAPVKLESIASVFKDHAEEGTSEDGAKADDKGPDQGPQKVGDSDGSSNLDGKKEDEEPQDGGSLASTLSKLKKMKREEGAGATEPEYYHYIPPAHCKVKPNFPFLLFMRASEQMEGENSPRPKNSLESKKSSSPKPKGCVKVAASQGAEKTVSEVSEQPKEVGATAPSEPGSKVEAKMASGSDMSEQSGESQSRKTSENQLCESNPSKETAQATPAGKESQEGPKHPTGPFFPVLSKDESTALQWPSELLIFTKAEPSISYSCNPLYFDFKLSRNKDTRAKGTEKPKDSGGSSKDHLEGLDPGEPNKSREGCENVLHSSGGRMDAPVSGSACSSLSKQEPGGSHGSEPEDTARSLPSKKERSGKSHRHKKKKKHKKSSKHKRKHKTDAEEKSSKAESGEKSKKRKKRKRKKNKSSATADSERGPKPEPPGSGSPAPPRRRRRAQDDSQRRALPAEEGSSGKKDDGAGGSSSQDHGGRKHKGEPPASSCQRRAGPKRSSRSSHRSRPSSGDEDSDNASSHRLHQKSPSQYSEEEEEEEDSGSEHSRSCSRSGRHHSSHRSSRRSYSSSSDASSDQSCYSRQRSYSDDSYSDYSDRSRRHSKRSHDSDDSDYASSKHRSKRHKYSSSDDYSLSCSQSRSRSRSHTRERSRSRGRSRSSSCSRSRSKRRSRSTTAHSWQRSRSYSRDRSRSTRSPSQRSGSRKGSWGHESPEERRSGRRDFIRSKIYRSQSPHYFRSGRGEAPGKKDDGRDDSKGTGPPSQNSNTDPGRGSESDCSPEDKNSVTAKLLLEKIQSRRVERKPSVSEEVPVPPNKAGLKLKDPPQGYFGPKLPPSLGSKPVLPLIGKLPANRKPNKKCEEAGSERGEEQEQSETEEGPPGNSDAAFGHQFPSEEAAGPLSDQPQEEPKSEEATADHPVALLGTPPHSDCYPGNPAISHNYLPDPSDGDALEALDSSSHPGPVESSLLPIAPDLDHLPGYTLPSGEPSIESTDGPEDASLAPLESQPITFTPEEMEKYSKLQQAAQQHIQQQLLAKQVKAFPASAALAPATPALQPIHIQQPATASATSITTVQHAILQHHAAAAAAAIGIHPHPHPQPLAQVHHIPQPHLTPISLSHLTHSIIPGHPATFLASHPIHIIPASAIHPGPFTFHPVPHAALYPTLLAPRPAAAAATALHLHPLLHPIFSGQDLQHPPSHGT, from the exons AGATTAAAAGATCTCAAACAGAGAGAGTTTGCCCGAAATGTCTCCTCAAGATCCCGCAAGGAtgagaagaaacaagaaaaggcCCTTCGGAGACTGCACGAACTGGCAGAGCAAAGAAAACAAGCTGAATG TGCACCTGGAAGTGGGCCCATGTTCAGACCCACCACAGTGGCTGTAGATGAAGAAGGAGGAGATGATGATAAGGATGATTCGGCTGCAAACAGTGCCACTAGTACCActgctgcctgtggccctggaTCTGAATTCTCCACCGATAAAGGAGGCCCTTTCACTGCCGTGCAAATCACTAGCACCACTGGACTAGCACAGGCTCCTGGGTTAGCCTCCCAAGGCATCAGCTTTGGCATTAAGAATAATCTGGGGACCCCACTGCAAAAATTAGGAGTGTCATTTTCTTTTGCCAAGAAGGCTCCTGTCAAACTGGAATCAATAGCATCCGTTTTCAAGGACCACGCAGAGGAAGGGACCTCTGAAGATGGAGCAAAAGCAGATGACAAGGGTCCTGACCAAGGGCCGCAGAAGGTGGGAGACTCTGACGGCAGCAGTAATCTTGATGGTAAGAAAGAGGATGAAGAGCCTCAGGATGGGGGATCCCTAGCCTCAACGTtatccaagttaaaaaaaatgaagcggGAAGAAGGAGCCGGGGCTACAGAGCCAGAGTATTACCACTACATCCCCCCAGCACACTGCAAAGTGAAACCTAATTTTCCCTTCCTACTGTTTATGAGAGCCAGTGAGCAAATGGAAGGTGAAAATAGTCCACGCCCAAAGAATTCCCTGGAGAGCAAAAAAAGTAGTTCTCCCAAGCCTAAAGGCTGCGTCAAGGTGGCAGCCAGCCAAGGAGCAGAAAAGACAGTTAGCGAAGTCTCCGAGCAGCCGAAGGAAGTCGGTGCAACTGCCCCCTCAGAGCCCGGGAGCAAAGTGGAGGCAAAGATGGCCTCGGGAAGTGATATGAGTGAGCAGAGTGGGGAGAGTCAGAGTCGGAAGACTTCAGAGAACCAACTATGTGAGTCTAACCCTTCTAAAGAAACCGCTCAGGCCACCCCAGCAGGGAAGGAAAGccaggaggggcccaagcatcccACTGGTCCCTTCTTCCCTGTGTTGAGCAAAGATGAAAGCACTGCCCTCCAGTGGCCGTCAGAACTACTGATTTTCACCAAGGCGGAGCCATCCATCTCATACAGCTGTAACCCTTTGTACTTTGACTTTAAACTTTCACGGAACAAAGATACCAGAGCTAAAGGGACAGAAAAACCAAAGGATAGTGGAGGCTCCTCAAAGGACCATCTGGAAGGTCTGGATCCTGGTGAGCCAAATAAAAGCAGGGAAGGGTGCGAGAATGTGCTGCATTCCTCGGGAGGCAGAATGGATGCACCTGTATCCGGATCTGCCTGTAGCAGCCTGAGTAAGCAGGAGCCTGGGGGCAGCCATGGGTCCGAGCCAGAAGACACAGCGAGGAGCCTTCCCAGCAAGAAAGAACGATCTGGGAAGTCTCACcgacacaaaaagaaaaagaagcacaaAAAATCGAGCAAACACAAACGGAAACATAAGACTGATGCAGAAGAGAAAAGCTCTAAGGCAGAGTCTGGGGAGAAGTCTAAGAAGCGCAAGAAGCGAAAACGAAAGAAGAATAAGTCATCAGCCACAGCAGATTCTGAGCGAGGACCCAAACCAGAACCCCCTGGGAGTGGCAGCCCTGCACCGCCAAGAAGACGGCGGCGAGCGCAAGATGATTCCCAGCGGAGAGCCCTCCCGGCTGAAGAAGGGAGCAGTGGCAAGAAGGATGACGGTGCAGGTGGTAGCAGCTCCCAGGATCATGGTGGAAGGAAACACAAAGGTGAACCTCCAGCTTCATCCTGCCAGCGAAGAGCTGGCCCCAAACGGAGCAGCCGGTCTAGCCATCGGAGCCGACCCAGTAGTGGAGATGAGGATAGTGATAATGCTTCATCACACCGGCTGCACCAGAAGTCTCCGTCCCAGtacagtgaggaggaggaagaggaggaggattcGGGCAGTGAACATTCCCGCAGCTGCTCCCGATCTGGCCGGCACCATTCGTCACACCGTTCCTCTCGACGTTCCTACTCCAGTAGCTCAGATGCCTCTTCCGACCAGAGCTGCTACAGTAGACAGCGCAGTTACTCTGATGACAGCTATAGTGACTATAGTGACCGATCACGAAGGCACTCCAAGCGCTCCCATGACTCGGATGACTCAGACTATGCCAGCTCCAAGCACCGGTCCAAGCGACATAAATATTCATCCTCTGATGACTATAGCCTCAGTTGCAGCCAATCCCGAAGCCGGTCTCGGAGTCATACCCGGGAGCGCTCGAGATCCCGGGGCCGCAGCCGCAGCAGCAGTTGTAGTCGCAGTCGGAGCAAGCGGAGAAGCCGCAGCACTACAGCCCATAGCTGGCAGCGGAGCCGGAGCTATAGCCGGGACCGCAGCCGCAGCACCAGGAGCCCTTCACAGAGATCAGGCTCCAGAAAGGGATCGTGGGGTCACGAGAGCCCTGAGGAGAGGCGTTCTGGGCGTCGGGACTTCATTCGCTCTAAGATCTACCGTTCCCAGTCCCCCCACTATTTCCGATCAGGCCGAGGAGAAGCTCCTGGGAAGAAAGATGATGGCAGAGATGACAGTAAAGGGACAGGCCCCCCCTCTCAGAACAGCAACACTGACCCAGGAAGGGGATCAGAAAGTGACTGTAGCCCTGAAGACAAGAATTCTGTCACTGCCAAACTGCTTCTGGAGAAGATCCAGTCAAGGAGAGTGGAGAGGAAGCCCAGTGTGAGTGAGGAGGTGCCGGTCCCCCCTAATAAAGCTGGGCTGAAGCTCAAGGACCCCCCTCAGGGCTACTTTGGACCCAAACTCCCCCCATCTCTTGGCAGTAAGCCTGTCCTCCCACTGATAGGGAAGCTCCCAGCTAACCGAAAGCCCAACAAGAAATGTGAAGAGGCTGGCTCGGAAAGGGGGGAAGAGCAAGAACAGTCAGAGACAGAAGAAGGGCCCCCAGGGAATAGTGATGCCGCATTTGGGCATCAGTTCCCCTCAGAGGAAGCAGCTGGTCCCTTATCAGACCAACCCCAAGAAGAGCCAAAGTCAGAAGAAGCTACTGCTGATCACCCTGTGGCTCTGCTCGGTACCCCGCCACACTCTGACTGCTACCCTGGGAACCCAGCCATTTCCCATAACTACCTCCCTGACCCCAGTGACGGGGACGCCCTCGAGGCCCTGGATAGCAGTAGTCACCCAGGCCCTGTGGAATCCAGCTTGCTGCCTATAGCGCCAGACCTTGACCACTTACCTGGTTACACCCTTCCCAGCGGGGAACCTAGTATCGAGTCAACAGACGGGCCTGAGGATGCGTCGTTGGCCCCCCTGGAGAGTCAGCCCATCACCTTCACTCCTGAGGAGATGGAGAAGTACAGCAAGCTCCAGCAGGCCGCCCAGCAGCACATCCAGCAGCAGCTTCTGGCCAAGCAAGTGAAGGCCTTTCCCGCCTCagcggccctggccccggccacACCAGCCCTGCAGCCGATCCACATTCAGCAGCCAGCCACCGCCTCAGCCACCTCCATCACGACTGTTCAGCACGCCATCCTACAGCATCatgctgcagcagctgctgccgCCATTGGCATTCACCCCCACCCGCATCCCCAGCCACTTGCCCAAGTGCATCATATTCCCCAACCCCACCTGACCCCCATTTCCTTGTCCCACCTCACTCACTCAATCATCCCTGGCCACCCTGCTACCTTTCTCGCTAGCCATCCCATCCACATCATTCCTGCCTCCGCCATCCATCCTGGGCCCTTCACCTTCCACCCTGTCCCACATGCTGCCCTCTACCCAACGCTGCTTGCCCCACGGCCTGCTGCGGCAGCTGCCACTGCCCTCCACCTTCACCCACTACTTCACCCCATCTTCTCAGGTCAAGACCTGCAACACCCCCCCAGCCATGGCACATGA
- the ITGA2B gene encoding integrin alpha-IIb, producing the protein MARALGPLHAFWFLEWALLLLGPGAGPPAWALNLDPVQLTVYTGPNGSHFGFSLDFYKDSHGSVAIVVGAPLTLGRGQEETGGVFLCPWKAEGSQCSPLSFNLSDEIRKTNSQLFQTFRARQGLGASVVSWNDIIVACAPWQQWNVLEKAAEAEKTPVGGCFVAHLPSGRRAEYSPCRGNTMSHVYEKMYLRDLRACEAGFSSVITQARELVLGAPGGYYYLGFLVRAPIASIISSYSPGVLLWTVPHQNFTFDYSNRKYFDGYRGYSVAVGEFNGDPSTTEYVLGAPTWSWTMGAVEILDSHFYRLHRLQGEQMASYFGHSVAVTDVNGDGRHDLLVGAPLFMASQADRKLAEVGRVYLFLQLQGPHLLGAPSLLLTGTQLYGRFGSAIAPLGDLNRDGYNDVAVAAPYGGPSGQGQVLVYLGQSEGLNPHPSQVLDSPFPAGSGFGFCLRGATDIDDNGYPDLLVGAYGADKVVVYRAQPVVVADVQLLVQDSLNPAVKNCVLHQTNTPVSCFNIQMCVWVTGHNIPQRLSLQAELQLDRQKPRQGRRVLLLGSQQASSTLSMDLGGRQSRLCHNTTAFLRDEADFRDKLSPIVLSFNVSLQPKEAGVAPAVVLHGNTHVQEQTRIILECGEDDVCVPQLHLTASLKGSPLLIGADNVLELQMVAANDGEGAYEAELAVHLPLGAHYMRAVSTMEGLERLICNQRKENETKVVLCELGNPMKQVRIGITMLVSVGNLEDAGESVSLQLQIRSKNSQNPNSEAVLLAVPIRAAAQVELRGNSFPASLLLAEEGDQEQYSLDLKVEHTYELHNNGPGTVRGLRLTVHLPGQSGPSDLLYILGIEPQGGLQCSPQPSPNPLKLNWRLPTPSPSPVHPGHRRERRHADLPEPQPSSSAGLWDPVLSCGSAPCTVVRCELQEMARGQRAMVTVLALLGLSSLRERPLDQFVLQSHAWFNVSSLPYAVPALSLPSGEALVQTQLLRVLDEKPVPIWWVLVGALGGLLLLTLLVLAMWKVGFFKRNRPPLEEDEDEE; encoded by the exons ATGGCCAGAGCCTTGGGTCCACTGCACGCCTTCTGGTTTCTGGAATGGGCCCTGCTGCTCTTGGGTCCTGGTGCTGGACCTCCAGCCTGGGCCTTGAACCTGGACCCAGTGCAGCTCACCGTCTATACAGGCCCCAATGGCAGCCACTTTGGGTTTTCACTGGACTTCTACAAGGATAGCCATGGAAG CGTGGCCATCGTGGTGGGCGCCCCGCTGACCCTGGGCCGCGGCCAGGAGGAGACGGGCGGCGTGTTCCTGTGCCCCTGGAAGGCCGAGGGCAGCCAGTGCAGCCCACTGTCCTTCAACCTCA GCGACGAGATCCGAAAAACGAACTCCCAACTTTTCCAAACCTTCAGGGCCCGGCAAGGCCTGGGGGCGTCGGTCGTCAGCTGGAATGACATCATTGTG GCCTGCGCCCCCTGGCAGCAATGGAACGTCCTGGAAAAGGCAGCGGAGGCCGAGAAGACGCCGGTCGGGGGCTGCTTCGTGGCTCATCTGCCTAGCGGGAGGCGCGCGGAGTACTCGCCCTGTCGTGGCAACACCATGAGCCACGTTTACGAAAAAATGTATCTTA GAGACTTACGCGCCTGCGAAGCGGGCTTCAGCTCCGTGATCACCCAGGCAA GAGAGCTGGTGCTGGGGGCTCCGGGCGGCTATTATTACTTAG GTTTCCTGGTCCGGGCTCCAATTGCCAGTATCATCTCGAGTTACAGCCCGGGCGTCCTCTTGTGGACCGTGCCCCATCAGAACTTCACCTTCGACTACAGCAACCGAAAGTACTTCGACGGCTACCGAG GGTACTCGGTGGCCGTGGGCGAATTCAACGGGGATCCCAGCACAACAG AGTATGTCCTCGGTGCCCCCACTTGGAGCTGGACCATGGGAGCG GTGGAAATTTTGGATTCCCACTTCTACAGGCTGCACCGgctgcagggagagcag ATGGCTTCATATTTTGGGCACTCCGTGGCGGTCACTGACGTCAACGGGGATGG GAGGCATGACCTACTGGTGGGCGCTCCCCTGTTCATGGCGAGCCAGGCAGACCGCAAGCTGGCCGAGGTGGGGCGCGTGTACTTGTTCCTGCAGCTGCAAGGCCCCCACCTGCTGGGcgcacccagcctcctgctgaccgGCACGCAGCTCTACGGGCGGTTTGGCTCTGCGATCGCACCCCTGGGCGACCTCAACAGGGATGGCTACAATG ATGTTGCGGTGGCCGCACCCTACGGGGGTCCGAGCGGTCAGGGCCAAGTGCTGGTGTACCTGGGGCAGAGCGAGGGGCTGAACCCACATCCCTCCCAGGTTCTGGACAGCCCCTTCCCCGcgggctctggctttggcttctgTCTGAGAGGTGCCACAGACATCGATGACAACGGATACCCAG ATCTGCTGGTGGGAGCTTATGGGGCCGACAAGGTGGTTGTGTACAG AGCCCAGCCGGTGGTTGTGGCTGATGTCCAGCTGCTGGTGCAAGATTCGCTGAACCCTGCCGTGAAGAACTGTGTCCTACACCAGACCAACACCCCCGTGAGCTG CTTCAACATCCAGATGTGTGTGTGGGTCACCGGGCACAACATTCCCCAGAGGCTGT ccctgcaggctgAGCTGCAGCTGGACCGCCAGAAGCCCCGCCAGGGCCGGCGAGTGCTGTTGCTGGGCTCTCAGCAGGCGAGCTCCACCCTGAGCATGGACCTGGGCGGGAGGCAGAGCCGCCTCTGCCACAACACCACGGCCTTCCTTCGT GATGAGGCGGACTTCCGGGACAAGCTGAGCCCCATCGTGCTCAGCTTCAACGTGTCCTTGCAGCCCAAGGAGGCTGGCGTGGCCCCTGCCGTGGTCCTGCACGGAAACACCCATGTGCAGGAGCAG ACCCGCATCATCCTGGAGTGTGGGGAAGATGACGTGTGCGTGCCCCAGCTTCACCTCACGGCCAGCCT gaagggctcccctctcctgattGGGGCTGACAAtgtgctggagctgcagatgGTCGCGGCCAACGACGGGGAGGGGGCCTACGAGGCAGAGCTGGcagtgcacctgcccctgggGGCCCACTACATGCGGGCAGTGAGCACCATGGAG ggcttgGAGAGACTCATCTGTAACCAGAGGAAGGAGAACGAGACCAAGGTGGTGCTGTGCGAGCTCGGTAACCCCATGAAGCAGGTGCGG atAGGAATCACGATGCTGGTGAGCGTGGGGAACCTGGAGGATGCTGGCGAGTCTGTATCCCTCCAGCTGCAGATCAGGAG caAGAACAGCCAGAACCCCAACAGCGAGGCTGTGCTGCTGGCGGTGCCGATCCGCGCTGCTGCTCAAGTGGAGCTGCGAGG gAACTCCTTTCCAGCCTCGCTGCTGCTGGCAGAAGAAGGTGACCAGGAACAGTACAGCTTGGACCTCAAAGTGGAGCACACCTACGAG CTCCACAACAATGGCCCGGGCACCGTGAGGGGTCTCCGCCTGACCGTCCACCTCCCGGGCCAGTCCGGGCCCTCGGACCTGCTCTACATCCTGGGCATAGAGCCGCAGGGGGGCCTCCAGTGCTCCCCGCAGCCTTCGCCCAACCCCCTCAAG CTGAACTGGAGGctgcccactcccagcccctctcccgtGCACCCGGGGCACCGGCGCGAGCGCAGGCATGCCGACCTGCCGGAGCCACAGCCTTCCTCGTCCGCGGGGCTTTGGGATCCGGTCCTG AGCTGTGGCTCGGCGCCCTGCACCGTGGTGCGATGTGAGCTGCAGGAGATGGCGCGCGGGCAGCGGGCCATGGTCACCGTGCTGGCCCTGCTGGGGCTGTCCAGCCTCCGCGAG AGGCCGCTGGATCAGTTTGTGCTGCAGTCGCACGCTTGGTTCAATGTCTCCTCTCTCCCCTACGCGGTGCCCGCGCTCAGCCTGCCCAGCGGGGAAGCTCTG GTGCAGACACAGCTGCTCCGTGTCTTGGATGAGAAGCCTGTTCCAATCTGGTGGGTGCTGGTTGGCGCCCTGGGCGGCCTCCTGCTGCTTACCCTCCTGGTCCTGGCCATGTGGAAG GTGGGCTTCTTCAAGCGGAATCGGCCGCCTCtggaagaagatgaagatgagGAGTGA